A single genomic interval of Aureliella helgolandensis harbors:
- a CDS encoding S41 family peptidase — protein MPVRNIQILATIVMVCVACYVQSERLKYGGKIGENLQLIEKNYVDELDSDELYHAAMQGIVSKLDRFSEFILPSQYEEFQSVIEQQFGGVGIMIEGPPTVKQLTVVTPIPGTPAFKAGIQPGDVITQIDSTSTEGLLATDATKLMRGPVGESVQLTVRRMGVPRQLTLEVERADIQVDSVYGDRIQGDSRWSFFLEEEPRIAYIRISIFGERTVEEFKQALAAVRGQAQAVVLDLRYNPGGILTAATEMCDLLLEQGVIVSTRGRNDAYDSQWQAHAGSELPLGLPMVVLVNGDSASASEIMAGCLQDSHRAKIAGSRSYGKGTVQQVFPLDSEKTALKFTTARFYRPSGANIHRSEEMQAEDVWGVTPEPQLTLELTEVQQLYLNKRWRQRGDPRITQAAEHPPAPEFAGDPQLKLVMDYLRAELNE, from the coding sequence GTGCCAGTACGCAATATACAAATCTTAGCCACCATCGTCATGGTCTGTGTGGCTTGTTACGTGCAATCGGAACGTCTTAAGTATGGAGGTAAAATCGGTGAAAACCTCCAATTGATTGAAAAGAATTATGTCGATGAACTGGATTCCGATGAGCTTTATCATGCTGCCATGCAGGGCATTGTTTCGAAACTCGATCGTTTCTCCGAATTTATTCTACCCTCGCAATACGAGGAATTTCAATCGGTTATTGAGCAGCAATTCGGCGGTGTAGGGATCATGATCGAGGGGCCTCCGACCGTCAAGCAATTGACGGTGGTGACTCCCATTCCAGGTACGCCAGCCTTCAAGGCCGGAATACAACCTGGAGATGTGATCACCCAAATCGACTCGACGTCGACCGAGGGCCTGCTAGCCACCGACGCAACCAAGTTAATGCGCGGGCCGGTGGGTGAGTCGGTGCAGCTGACGGTTCGCAGGATGGGAGTTCCACGGCAATTGACTTTGGAGGTGGAACGCGCGGACATCCAAGTCGATTCTGTGTACGGGGATCGTATTCAAGGGGATTCCCGCTGGAGCTTTTTCCTGGAGGAAGAACCACGCATCGCCTATATCCGCATTTCCATTTTCGGAGAGCGAACGGTCGAAGAGTTCAAGCAGGCGCTCGCGGCCGTGCGGGGCCAGGCGCAGGCCGTGGTGCTCGATCTGCGATACAACCCTGGTGGAATTCTGACCGCTGCCACCGAAATGTGCGATCTGCTGCTCGAGCAAGGTGTGATCGTCAGCACCCGTGGTCGAAACGACGCTTACGATTCGCAGTGGCAAGCTCATGCGGGGAGTGAATTGCCACTCGGCTTGCCGATGGTTGTCTTGGTCAATGGTGATTCGGCAAGTGCCAGCGAGATCATGGCTGGCTGCTTGCAAGATTCGCATCGCGCAAAAATTGCGGGCAGTCGCTCTTACGGCAAAGGGACTGTGCAACAGGTCTTTCCTCTGGATAGCGAAAAAACGGCCCTCAAGTTTACGACAGCCAGATTTTATCGCCCGAGCGGCGCTAACATTCATCGCAGCGAGGAGATGCAGGCAGAAGACGTGTGGGGCGTGACTCCCGAACCGCAGCTAACGTTGGAATTGACGGAAGTGCAGCAACTTTACTTAAATAAACGCTGGCGGCAGAGGGGGGATCCACGAATTACGCAAGCTGCCGAGCATCCTCCTGCGCCTGAATTTGCGGGCGATCCGCAGCTTAAACTCGTTATGGATTACTTGCGAGCTGAACTCAATGAATAG
- a CDS encoding DUF1553 domain-containing protein encodes MVARRRLIKRLLMGAVVLTALLIVAATLRRRTRIQPPQQFQAAYQANAFAETLQNVNQQVQATIGEAELEWAPAADNLTIARRLSLALVGSGLSLEEVQTLAQVKESDQIRWWTSYLLEDRRWSDYFADRFSRAYVGTNDGPFLLFRRRKFNAWLSQQFSEGRAYDQIVSEMLSAEGLWTDTPQVNFITATMDDANEGRGDPIRLAGRVSRVFLAQRVDCLQCHDDYLGNVNFGSLDQPVDGAQTHFHELAAFFAGTAMADPVFRGIVEDEQEYQFEYLGESETQVVAPNVPFAQDLLPDDGKPRQRLARWVTHTNNRAFSRATVNRVWALMFSRPLVTPVDNVPLDDTVPAVMDTLAEDFVNHRFDLKRLIRLIAESDAFRRASRAPFEITEAHEACWSVFPVTQLRPEQVAGSMLQACKLTALDGSSSIFTRLKAYGDTQDFLKRFGDRGEDEFDGQAVTIPQRLVLMNGKLATENTNSNSMTGAASRIATLVEDDQQAVQLIFVSALNRMPSETELSKFVVFMQDKQGNARRKAIGDIYWAILNSTEFSWNH; translated from the coding sequence ATGGTCGCTCGACGTAGATTGATAAAACGCCTTCTAATGGGAGCTGTCGTCCTCACCGCCCTGTTGATTGTGGCAGCGACCCTCCGTCGTCGCACTCGAATCCAACCGCCGCAACAGTTTCAAGCAGCCTATCAAGCCAACGCATTCGCCGAAACGCTCCAAAACGTCAACCAACAAGTGCAGGCCACGATCGGAGAAGCGGAATTGGAGTGGGCGCCCGCTGCCGACAATCTGACCATTGCCCGACGCCTATCTCTGGCCCTCGTTGGCAGTGGCCTCTCACTAGAAGAAGTCCAGACGCTGGCGCAAGTTAAGGAATCGGATCAAATCCGGTGGTGGACCAGCTACCTGCTGGAAGATCGAAGGTGGAGCGATTACTTTGCCGATCGATTTTCCCGCGCCTATGTAGGCACCAACGATGGCCCCTTCCTGCTCTTCAGACGCCGCAAGTTCAATGCGTGGCTCTCCCAGCAGTTTTCCGAAGGAAGAGCTTACGACCAAATCGTTTCTGAAATGCTGAGTGCTGAAGGTTTGTGGACCGACACTCCACAAGTCAACTTCATCACCGCCACTATGGATGATGCGAACGAGGGACGAGGAGATCCCATCCGCCTAGCCGGACGAGTCTCCCGCGTATTCCTCGCTCAACGGGTCGACTGCCTGCAGTGCCACGACGACTATCTGGGTAACGTTAACTTTGGAAGTCTCGACCAACCCGTCGATGGCGCGCAAACCCATTTTCATGAGCTGGCTGCATTCTTCGCTGGAACCGCTATGGCAGATCCTGTCTTTCGAGGGATTGTTGAGGATGAACAAGAATACCAGTTTGAATATCTGGGAGAATCCGAAACACAAGTTGTTGCGCCGAATGTGCCGTTTGCTCAAGACCTATTACCGGACGACGGAAAGCCGCGCCAGCGACTAGCTCGGTGGGTTACCCATACGAACAACCGGGCGTTCTCCCGCGCCACCGTGAATCGCGTGTGGGCCCTCATGTTCTCCCGCCCACTGGTAACTCCCGTCGACAATGTACCGCTGGATGATACCGTCCCGGCGGTCATGGACACATTGGCAGAAGACTTTGTGAACCACCGATTTGATCTAAAGAGACTGATCCGCCTGATCGCCGAGTCCGACGCGTTTCGCCGGGCAAGTCGAGCTCCATTTGAGATTACCGAGGCGCACGAAGCATGCTGGAGTGTCTTTCCCGTGACGCAGTTGCGTCCCGAACAGGTTGCGGGCAGCATGTTGCAAGCCTGCAAGTTAACCGCTCTCGACGGTTCAAGCTCTATTTTCACACGCCTCAAAGCCTACGGGGACACCCAAGATTTTCTGAAGCGTTTCGGCGACCGAGGCGAAGATGAATTCGACGGTCAAGCCGTGACCATTCCACAGCGGTTGGTCCTGATGAATGGCAAGCTTGCAACCGAAAATACCAACAGCAACTCGATGACCGGCGCCGCCTCACGAATCGCAACCCTTGTCGAGGATGACCAGCAGGCGGTGCAGTTGATTTTCGTCAGCGCGCTCAATCGCATGCCTTCCGAAACCGAACTCTCCAAGTTTGTCGTATTCATGCAGGACAAGCAGGGAAATGCGAGACGCAAAGCGATCGGCGACATCTATTGGGCCATCCTCAATTCCACTGAATTCTCTTGGAATCACTAA
- a CDS encoding translation initiation factor: MGLFDGTPLERPIHCDRCGLDEKDCRCAPLPAADVLPSAQRLQIRVEKRKRGKLMTVVKGFECQPQQLQQVLTTLKNHCGAGGTTESMSVEIQGQHLERAQAKLRELGYRV, from the coding sequence ATGGGACTTTTTGACGGCACACCGCTCGAGCGGCCCATCCACTGCGATCGCTGCGGATTGGACGAAAAGGACTGTCGCTGCGCGCCGCTCCCCGCAGCGGATGTGCTGCCCAGTGCCCAACGCCTCCAAATTCGCGTTGAGAAACGCAAACGCGGTAAATTAATGACCGTCGTGAAAGGCTTTGAGTGCCAGCCGCAGCAGCTGCAACAGGTTCTGACCACCCTCAAGAACCACTGCGGGGCTGGCGGAACCACCGAAAGCATGAGCGTTGAGATTCAGGGCCAACACCTCGAACGAGCTCAGGCCAAATTAAGAGAACTGGGGTATCGGGTCTAA
- the asnB gene encoding asparagine synthase (glutamine-hydrolyzing): MCGITGGVWFDESKAISSATLESMVQSLVHRGPDDAGTHLERLTRDAVGITPGVALGFRRLSIIDLVGGHQPISNEDDSVWMVFNGEIYNYRELHRRLEGAGHQFKSDSDSETILHLYEDLGVECFAHLNGMFAIAIWDRKQRQLVLARDRLGKKPLHYQFRDGQLLFGSELKALAAAPDFVRDISAGAIDQFLTYQYVPHPNSIYAASRKLAPGHYAVIRDNSITTDSYWKVDWSHEIEIGPREAAEKVDELLRDSIRLRLRSDVPLGAFLSGGIDSSLLVSLAQSQLEQPLHTFSIGFNEADFDETPYARQVAAWAKSEHHEYKVTPDAVSILDQLVWNYDEPFGDSSAIPTWYLCKWTREYVTVALSGDGGDELFAGYDRYRALWMSRWFDRLIPAGPLLGSSWVQGLPASNRQRSFIRRLQRFGEALNQPLARRYMNWLQIFPERMRAELYNDDFVAQLPDEDPFEFFEAAWNGVGDRDITSKASLGDLVTYLPCDLMNKVDIASMGNSLECRQPFLDYRLVEFAASLPSSLKMGYGGGKRLLRTAFDQLLPRQIWTRKKMGFGVPLGSWFQRELKDITVSRMLGDDSRLHQFFRPEAIAKLVDQHMQGKVNHCYRLWNLLVLESWLRRWN; the protein is encoded by the coding sequence ATGTGCGGTATTACTGGAGGAGTTTGGTTTGATGAATCGAAAGCGATCTCATCGGCGACTTTGGAGTCGATGGTTCAGTCGCTCGTGCATCGCGGTCCAGACGACGCTGGGACGCACCTTGAACGCCTTACCCGCGACGCTGTAGGGATCACTCCTGGAGTTGCCCTTGGTTTTCGCCGCCTATCGATTATCGACTTGGTCGGAGGCCACCAGCCCATCTCCAATGAGGATGACTCGGTATGGATGGTTTTCAACGGCGAGATCTATAACTATCGGGAGTTGCATCGTCGATTGGAGGGGGCGGGCCACCAGTTCAAGTCCGATAGCGATTCCGAAACCATCTTGCACCTCTACGAGGACCTCGGCGTCGAGTGCTTCGCGCACCTGAATGGGATGTTCGCCATCGCAATTTGGGACCGCAAGCAGCGTCAATTGGTCTTGGCGCGTGATCGTCTGGGGAAAAAGCCGCTGCACTATCAATTCCGTGACGGGCAGCTACTGTTTGGAAGCGAATTGAAAGCCTTGGCTGCTGCGCCAGATTTCGTACGAGACATCTCTGCAGGGGCCATCGATCAATTCTTAACGTACCAGTACGTGCCTCATCCCAATTCCATCTATGCCGCATCGCGCAAGTTGGCACCCGGGCATTATGCGGTGATTCGCGACAACTCGATCACCACCGACTCCTACTGGAAAGTGGATTGGTCGCATGAGATCGAGATTGGGCCCAGGGAAGCGGCTGAGAAAGTCGACGAACTGCTGCGGGATTCGATCCGGTTGCGGCTGCGTAGCGATGTTCCCTTGGGGGCATTTTTGTCGGGAGGGATCGATTCGTCGCTGCTGGTCTCCCTAGCCCAATCCCAGCTCGAGCAACCATTGCATACGTTCAGCATTGGTTTCAACGAAGCCGATTTTGATGAAACTCCGTACGCCCGCCAAGTGGCAGCCTGGGCTAAATCGGAGCATCATGAATATAAGGTAACACCCGACGCGGTGTCGATTTTGGATCAGTTGGTTTGGAATTACGATGAGCCGTTTGGGGATAGTTCTGCAATTCCGACATGGTACCTCTGCAAGTGGACGCGAGAGTACGTGACGGTCGCGCTCAGCGGTGATGGAGGTGACGAGTTATTTGCGGGATATGACCGCTATCGAGCGCTGTGGATGAGTCGTTGGTTTGACCGGTTGATTCCCGCCGGCCCCCTCCTGGGCAGTTCCTGGGTCCAGGGCTTGCCGGCCTCCAATCGCCAACGCTCTTTCATCCGCCGTCTGCAGCGGTTTGGGGAGGCGCTCAACCAGCCGCTGGCGCGGCGTTACATGAATTGGCTGCAGATTTTTCCAGAGCGGATGCGCGCCGAATTGTACAATGACGACTTTGTGGCGCAGTTACCAGACGAGGATCCGTTTGAGTTCTTTGAAGCGGCTTGGAACGGAGTCGGGGATCGCGACATCACCAGTAAGGCTTCTTTGGGAGATCTGGTGACCTACCTCCCATGCGATTTGATGAACAAAGTGGATATTGCATCGATGGGCAATAGCTTGGAGTGTCGCCAGCCCTTCTTGGATTACCGCTTGGTCGAGTTTGCTGCATCGCTCCCCTCTTCGCTCAAAATGGGATATGGGGGTGGGAAGCGTTTGTTGAGAACGGCCTTCGATCAACTCCTCCCCCGTCAAATTTGGACCCGCAAGAAAATGGGCTTTGGCGTGCCGTTGGGGAGCTGGTTTCAGCGAGAATTGAAGGACATAACGGTATCGCGGATGCTGGGGGATGATTCACGCTTGCATCAATTTTTTCGGCCAGAGGCAATTGCGAAGCTGGTGGACCAACACATGCAAGGAAAGGTGAATCACTGCTACCGTCTGTGGAATTTGCTGGTGTTGGAGAGCTGGTTGCGTCGATGGAATTAG
- the glgC gene encoding glucose-1-phosphate adenylyltransferase, producing the protein MLRNTTTVILAGGKGTRLEPLTLDRAKPAVPFGGNYRIIDFVMSNAINSGLRRLLVLTQYKALSLDRHINLGWRQYFCAELGEFLDVVPPQQRIDEQWYQGTADAVYQNIFVIEKDRPEYVVILAGDHIYKMNYQSMIDYHREMEADLTVGALTVDRESAKQFGVIQADEDNRIRGFQEKPAEPQTLPGEDNRCFASMGIYVFTARFLFEQLCRDATEPDSQHDFGKNIIPSIIDSHRVFAFPFRDENRKRQAYWRDVGTIDAYYEANMDLIDVDPLLNLYDEDWPIRTLQPNLPPPKFVFGSDGDPDRCGIAVDSTVCPGTIISGGKVKRSLISSHVRINSYASVEESILFQGVNIGRHARVRRAIIDKDVCIPADMEIGYDLELDRRRGFTVSSNGIVVISRNDSLNHPEDGLRVDPPSRILR; encoded by the coding sequence ATGCTGCGAAACACAACAACAGTCATTTTGGCTGGTGGTAAAGGGACGCGACTTGAACCACTGACCCTGGATCGCGCTAAGCCGGCGGTGCCATTCGGCGGCAATTATCGCATCATTGACTTCGTGATGTCGAATGCTATCAATTCCGGGCTTCGTCGTCTGCTAGTACTCACGCAGTACAAGGCGCTCAGCTTAGATCGCCACATTAATCTTGGGTGGCGTCAGTATTTCTGCGCAGAGCTCGGCGAGTTTCTGGATGTCGTACCACCGCAGCAGCGAATTGACGAGCAGTGGTACCAAGGTACGGCCGACGCCGTCTACCAGAATATCTTTGTGATTGAAAAAGATCGTCCGGAGTATGTGGTCATCCTGGCAGGCGACCATATCTATAAAATGAACTACCAGTCGATGATCGATTACCATCGCGAGATGGAAGCGGATCTAACGGTTGGGGCCCTAACGGTAGACCGAGAGTCGGCAAAGCAGTTCGGTGTGATTCAAGCCGATGAGGACAACCGCATTCGAGGATTCCAAGAGAAGCCTGCCGAACCACAGACATTGCCTGGGGAAGATAATCGCTGCTTTGCGTCGATGGGGATTTATGTGTTCACGGCTCGGTTTCTGTTTGAGCAGTTGTGCCGGGATGCGACGGAGCCCGATAGTCAGCATGATTTTGGCAAAAACATTATCCCTTCCATTATTGATAGCCATCGGGTGTTCGCGTTTCCCTTTCGCGATGAGAACCGTAAGCGGCAGGCTTACTGGCGCGATGTTGGGACGATTGACGCCTACTACGAAGCCAATATGGATTTAATCGATGTCGATCCGCTCCTCAATCTGTATGACGAGGATTGGCCGATTCGCACCTTACAACCCAATTTACCTCCGCCCAAATTCGTATTTGGTAGTGATGGAGACCCGGATCGCTGCGGAATTGCCGTCGATAGTACGGTCTGCCCGGGGACTATCATCAGTGGTGGCAAGGTGAAACGCAGCCTGATCAGCTCGCATGTTAGGATCAACAGCTACGCATCGGTGGAGGAGAGCATTCTGTTCCAAGGGGTGAATATTGGGCGGCACGCGCGAGTGCGTCGAGCGATCATTGATAAAGATGTATGCATCCCTGCAGACATGGAGATTGGCTACGATTTAGAGCTTGATCGCCGACGCGGGTTTACCGTCAGTTCCAACGGAATTGTCGTCATTTCACGCAATGACTCGCTAAATCATCCCGAAGATGGACTACGCGTCGATCCACCATCCCGAATATTGCGATAG
- a CDS encoding GGDEF domain-containing protein encodes MPTNTLVFLFGLAFGTSLLAIGGVLGYWLGRKLHPAGDVVDRQQFLVFLKNLSNWTSQFSGDVTEYQSKLTRLAEQAEDRGGLTQEGLQSVLSEIMSANNRLQERLESAEARLEQQTDQISSYLSEARTDGLTGLFNRRALDKAMDGLFDDWKRQSQVFSLGLIDIDHFKKFNDTYGHQAGDVVLQRVSSILQMELQDSVCVARYGGEEFAVLTTDSAEQMAAALELVRQAVSRVEVEYEEHRLSVTISAGASEIGLDDMVGNLVRRADEALYASKLAGRNRVHLHDRTLCLLVTKADAIAAASPSEIDPPTPAQSRVDENTQTRAQQRLSRIVEEETRRLASRQ; translated from the coding sequence ATGCCCACGAATACTTTAGTCTTCCTGTTTGGCTTAGCGTTCGGCACTAGTTTGTTGGCGATTGGGGGTGTGCTCGGCTATTGGTTGGGCCGCAAGTTGCATCCAGCCGGTGACGTGGTGGATCGTCAGCAGTTTCTCGTGTTCCTCAAGAACCTCTCCAACTGGACCAGCCAGTTCTCTGGAGACGTGACTGAGTATCAGTCCAAATTAACTCGCTTGGCTGAGCAGGCTGAGGATCGCGGTGGGCTGACCCAGGAAGGGCTGCAATCCGTTCTGTCGGAAATCATGTCAGCCAACAATCGACTGCAAGAGCGATTGGAGTCGGCCGAAGCGCGGTTGGAGCAGCAGACCGACCAGATTTCCAGCTACCTTTCGGAGGCCCGGACCGACGGACTGACGGGGCTCTTCAATCGCCGCGCACTCGACAAGGCGATGGATGGTTTGTTCGACGACTGGAAACGCCAGTCCCAAGTCTTCTCGTTGGGGCTTATCGATATCGACCATTTCAAAAAATTCAACGACACCTACGGTCACCAGGCCGGTGACGTCGTTCTGCAACGGGTCTCAAGCATCCTGCAAATGGAATTGCAAGATTCTGTATGCGTCGCCAGGTATGGCGGGGAGGAATTTGCGGTCCTAACCACCGATTCGGCAGAGCAAATGGCGGCGGCACTTGAGTTAGTGCGCCAAGCGGTGAGCAGGGTGGAAGTCGAATATGAAGAGCATCGATTGTCGGTGACCATTAGCGCCGGCGCCTCGGAAATCGGTCTGGACGATATGGTTGGCAATCTGGTTCGTCGCGCGGACGAGGCCTTGTATGCGTCGAAGCTCGCGGGCCGCAATCGAGTCCATCTCCATGACCGCACGCTCTGTTTGTTGGTTACCAAGGCCGACGCGATCGCGGCGGCCAGCCCTTCGGAGATCGACCCACCGACTCCTGCACAGAGTCGGGTGGATGAAAACACGCAAACGCGTGCCCAGCAGCGATTGTCGCGCATCGTTGAGGAAGAGACGCGTCGTCTCGCCAGCCGCCAATAG
- the hemP gene encoding hemin uptake protein HemP: protein MSRPTPADQSVENASEPPAKTSVNNAPSLPKIVPFTELSRCGEEVWISHNGQLYRLRSTKQGKLILTK from the coding sequence ATGTCACGACCAACCCCCGCTGATCAATCCGTGGAGAACGCGAGCGAACCACCAGCGAAAACTAGCGTTAACAATGCTCCCAGCCTACCGAAGATCGTGCCGTTTACCGAGCTAAGCCGCTGCGGCGAAGAGGTCTGGATTAGCCACAATGGGCAACTCTATCGCTTGCGATCGACCAAGCAAGGCAAGCTGATCTTGACCAAATAG
- a CDS encoding DUF1559 domain-containing protein has translation MRSPYRSAQRGFTLVELLVVIAIIGILVGLLLPAVQAAREAARRMSCSNNLKQMGLALHSYHDTFRKFPPLGFYERDRASSTWSVQARILPQLEQANLQDLIDWSLPYSLQGVVTRTRVPVYLCPSEPQDEARLDPQAHDPEFTHYPINYVANAGEWLIYDPRNGAGGTGLFYPNSRLSFGSISDGTSNTLAFSEVKAWTPYLRDGGSPSASGVATPVEPAQVVGYGGSFKKNSGHTEWVDGRVHQSGFTTTFGPNTKVLHEADGVVYDVDFNASREGKSTVGITYAAVTARSHHTGGVQSGLADGSVRFLSQSVDLQTWKALGSRAGGEVVGALD, from the coding sequence ATGCGCTCTCCCTATCGGTCTGCCCAACGCGGATTCACTCTCGTCGAACTCTTAGTGGTCATTGCCATCATCGGCATTCTGGTGGGGTTGTTACTCCCAGCCGTTCAGGCTGCTCGGGAAGCTGCGCGGCGGATGAGCTGCTCCAATAACCTGAAGCAAATGGGACTGGCGCTGCACAGCTATCACGATACCTTCCGCAAGTTTCCCCCACTGGGGTTCTACGAACGCGACCGGGCCAGTTCCACCTGGTCCGTGCAAGCGCGCATTCTGCCCCAGCTCGAACAAGCCAACCTGCAAGATCTGATCGATTGGAGTCTCCCGTATAGCCTGCAAGGCGTCGTGACGCGGACCCGAGTGCCTGTCTACCTATGTCCCAGCGAGCCGCAGGATGAAGCTCGCCTCGACCCTCAGGCACATGATCCCGAGTTCACCCATTATCCGATCAACTACGTAGCCAATGCAGGGGAATGGTTGATTTACGACCCGCGGAACGGAGCGGGTGGGACAGGCCTGTTTTACCCCAATAGTCGCCTCAGTTTCGGGAGTATTAGCGATGGGACGAGCAATACGCTCGCCTTCTCCGAGGTTAAAGCCTGGACTCCCTATTTGCGAGATGGCGGCTCCCCCAGCGCCAGTGGAGTTGCAACTCCGGTCGAACCGGCTCAGGTCGTTGGCTATGGCGGTTCGTTTAAGAAGAATTCGGGGCATACCGAGTGGGTCGATGGGCGGGTTCACCAATCGGGATTTACCACCACGTTCGGCCCCAATACCAAGGTTTTGCATGAAGCGGATGGCGTGGTCTACGATGTTGACTTTAACGCGTCGCGCGAGGGCAAGTCGACGGTAGGAATCACTTATGCTGCCGTAACGGCGCGCAGCCACCACACGGGCGGAGTTCAGTCTGGCCTGGCAGATGGCTCGGTGCGATTTCTATCGCAGTCCGTCGACTTGCAGACCTGGAAGGCCTTGGGCAGCCGAGCTGGTGGCGAGGTCGTCGGGGCGCTGGATTAG